Proteins from a genomic interval of Helicobacter pylori Shi112:
- a CDS encoding OmpP1/FadL family transporter, protein MKNFSPLYFLKKFKKRHLIAWSLPLLSYANGFKIQEQSLNGTALGSAYVAGARGADASFYNPANMGFTNDWGENRSEFEMTTTVINIPAFSFKVPTTNQGLYSVTSLEIDKSQQNILGIINTIGLGNILKALGNTAATNGLQQAFNRIQGLMNLTNQKVVTLASSPDTQIVNGWTGTTNFVLPKFFYKTRTHNGFTFGGSFSAPSGLGMKWNGKGGEFLHDVFIMMVELAPSMSYTVNKRFSVGVGLRGLYATGSFNNTVYVPLEGASVLSAEQILNLPNNVFADQVPSNMMALLGNIGYQPALNCQKAGGDMSDQSCQEFYNGLKKIMGYSGLVKASANLYGTTQVVQKSNGQGVSGGYRVGSSLRIFDHGMFSVVYNSSVTFNMKGDLVAITELGPSLGSVLTKGSLNINVSLPQTLSLAYAHQFFKDHLRIEGVFERTFWSQGNKFLVTPDFANATYKGLSGTVASLDSETLKKMVGLANFKSVMNMGAGWRDTNTFRLGVTYMGKSLRLMGAIDYDQAPSPQDAIGIPDSNGYTVAFGTKYNFRGFDLGVAGSFTFKSNRSSLYQSPNIGQLRIFSASLGYRW, encoded by the coding sequence ATGAAAAACTTTTCCCCACTCTATTTTTTAAAAAAGTTTAAAAAACGCCATTTAATCGCTTGGAGCTTGCCCTTGCTTTCTTATGCCAATGGCTTTAAAATCCAAGAGCAAAGTTTGAACGGCACGGCTTTAGGCTCGGCGTATGTCGCTGGGGCTAGGGGCGCTGACGCTTCCTTTTATAACCCGGCGAATATGGGCTTTACTAACGATTGGGGTGAAAACAGAAGCGAATTTGAAATGACCACCACCGTGATTAACATTCCGGCCTTTAGCTTTAAAGTCCCTACGACTAATCAAGGCTTGTATTCAGTTACGAGCTTAGAAATTGATAAAAGCCAACAAAATATTTTAGGCATCATCAACACTATAGGGCTTGGCAATATCCTTAAAGCGCTTGGCAATACGGCCGCTACCAATGGCTTGCAACAAGCTTTCAATCGTATTCAAGGGCTTATGAATCTAACCAATCAAAAAGTCGTAACCCTCGCTTCATCGCCTGACACTCAAATCGTGAATGGCTGGACGGGCACGACTAATTTTGTTTTACCCAAATTCTTTTATAAGACGCGCACGCATAACGGCTTCACTTTTGGGGGGAGTTTTAGCGCTCCTAGCGGGTTGGGCATGAAATGGAATGGTAAGGGGGGGGAATTTTTGCATGATGTTTTCATCATGATGGTAGAGCTTGCCCCTAGCATGAGCTATACTGTTAATAAGCGCTTTTCCGTGGGAGTGGGCTTAAGGGGGCTTTATGCGACCGGGAGCTTTAATAACACCGTTTATGTGCCTTTAGAGGGCGCTTCGGTTTTGAGCGCGGAGCAAATTTTAAATTTACCCAACAATGTTTTTGCCGATCAAGTGCCAAGCAACATGATGGCTTTATTAGGCAATATTGGCTACCAACCCGCACTTAATTGCCAAAAAGCCGGTGGGGATATGAGCGATCAAAGCTGTCAAGAGTTTTATAACGGCTTGAAAAAAATCATGGGCTATAGCGGTTTAGTGAAAGCGAGCGCGAATCTTTATGGCACAACTCAAGTCGTGCAAAAATCTAACGGGCAAGGCGTATCGGGGGGCTATAGAGTGGGTTCGAGTTTGCGTATCTTTGATCATGGCATGTTTTCTGTGGTGTATAATTCTTCAGTTACATTCAACATGAAAGGCGATCTAGTGGCTATCACAGAGCTTGGCCCTTCTTTAGGGAGCGTTTTGACTAAAGGCAGCTTGAATATCAATGTTTCACTCCCCCAAACCCTAAGCCTAGCCTACGCCCACCAATTTTTTAAAGACCATTTAAGAATAGAGGGGGTGTTTGAGCGCACCTTTTGGAGTCAAGGGAATAAATTTTTAGTAACCCCTGATTTTGCGAACGCCACTTACAAGGGCTTGAGCGGAACGGTGGCTTCACTAGACTCTGAGACGCTTAAAAAAATGGTAGGCTTAGCGAATTTTAAAAGCGTGATGAACATGGGAGCTGGCTGGAGGGACACCAACACCTTTAGATTAGGGGTAACTTACATGGGCAAAAGCTTGCGTTTAATGGGCGCTATTGATTATGATCAAGCTCCAAGCCCCCAAGATGCGATAGGCATTCCGGATTCTAATGGCTATACCGTGGCTTTTGGGACTAAATACAATTTTAGGGGCTTTGATTTGGGCGTAGCGGGGAGTTTCACTTTTAAAAGCAACCGCTCTAGTTTGTATCAATCCCCAAACATTGGGCAATTGAGAATCTTTAGCGCCTCTTTAGGCTATCGCTGGTAA
- a CDS encoding LPP20 family lipoprotein — protein MRLHTAFFGINSLLVAALLISGCSLFKKRNTNAQLIPPSANGLQAPIYPPTNFTPRKSIQPLPSPRLENNDQPIISSNPTNAIPNTPILTPNNVIELNAVGMGVAPESTISPSQALALAKRAAIVDGYRQLGEKMYGIRVNAQDTVKDMVLQNSVIKTRVNALIRNAEITETIYKDGLCQVSMELKLDGRIWYRILSGARG, from the coding sequence ATGCGTTTGCACACTGCCTTTTTTGGTATTAATTCATTGCTTGTTGCCGCTCTTTTGATAAGTGGTTGCAGTCTCTTTAAAAAGCGTAACACTAATGCGCAGCTAATCCCCCCTTCAGCTAATGGCTTGCAAGCCCCCATTTATCCCCCGACCAATTTCACCCCCAGAAAGAGCATTCAGCCTCTCCCAAGCCCTCGCCTTGAGAATAACGATCAGCCCATCATTAGCTCTAATCCCACTAACGCTATCCCTAACACCCCCATTCTCACGCCTAATAATGTCATTGAATTGAACGCGGTGGGCATGGGTGTGGCTCCAGAATCCACCATTTCGCCCTCTCAAGCCCTAGCTTTGGCCAAACGAGCGGCTATTGTTGATGGCTACCGCCAATTGGGTGAAAAAATGTATGGTATCAGAGTGAACGCTCAAGACACCGTCAAAGACATGGTTTTACAAAATTCCGTGATTAAAACCAGAGTGAATGCTCTCATTCGTAACGCTGAAATCACTGAAACCATCTATAAAGACGGCTTGTGTCAAGTCAGCATGGAGCTTAAATTAGACGGCAGGATTTGGTATCGTATTTTGAGCGGAGCGAGAGGATAA
- a CDS encoding HU family DNA-binding protein, with product MNKAEFIDLVKEAGKYNSKREAEEAINAFTLAVETALSKGESVELIGFGKFETAEQKGKEGKVPGSDKTYKTEDKRVPKFKPGKILKQKVEEGK from the coding sequence ATGAACAAAGCGGAATTTATTGATTTGGTTAAAGAAGCGGGCAAATACAACAGCAAAAGAGAAGCCGAAGAAGCGATCAATGCCTTTACTCTAGCGGTAGAAACGGCTTTAAGCAAGGGTGAAAGCGTGGAATTGATTGGTTTTGGCAAATTTGAGACCGCAGAGCAAAAAGGCAAAGAAGGTAAAGTGCCAGGAAGCGATAAAACTTATAAAACTGAAGACAAGCGAGTGCCTAAATTCAAACCCGGCAAAATCCTTAAACAAAAAGTTGAAGAAGGCAAATAA
- the der gene encoding ribosome biogenesis GTPase Der — MNTSHKTLKTIAILGQPNVGKSSLFNRLARERIAITSDFAGTTRDINKRKIALNGHEVELLDTGGMAKDALLSKEIKALNLKAAQMSDLILYVVDGKSIPSDEDLKLFREVFKTNPNCFLVINKIDNDKEKERAYAFSSFGMPKSFNISVSHNRGIGALIDAILSALDLNQIIEQDLDADILESLENNAPKEETKEEEIIQVGIIGRVNVGKSSLLNALTKKERSLVSSVAGTTIDPIDETILIGDQKICFVDTAGIRHRGKILGIEKYALERTQKALEKSHITLLVLDVSAPFVELDEKISSLADKHSLGIILILNKWDIRYAPYEEIMATLKRKFRFLEYAPVITTSCLKARHIDEIKHKIIEVYECFSKRIPTSLLNSVINQATQKHPLPSDGGKLVKVYYATQFATKPPQISLIMNRPKALHFSYKRYLINTLRKEFNFLGTPLILNAKDKKSAQQN; from the coding sequence ATGAATACAAGCCATAAAACTTTAAAAACCATTGCGATTTTAGGCCAGCCTAATGTGGGGAAAAGCTCGTTATTTAACCGCCTGGCTAGAGAAAGGATCGCTATCACTTCAGATTTTGCAGGCACTACACGAGACATTAACAAACGAAAAATCGCATTGAATGGCCATGAAGTGGAATTGCTAGATACAGGGGGCATGGCTAAAGACGCTCTTTTGTCTAAAGAAATCAAAGCCCTTAATTTAAAAGCCGCTCAAATGAGCGATTTGATTTTATATGTTGTGGATGGTAAGTCTATCCCTAGCGATGAAGATCTTAAGCTTTTTAGAGAGGTTTTTAAAACCAACCCTAACTGCTTTTTAGTGATCAATAAAATTGATAACGACAAAGAAAAAGAGCGAGCTTACGCGTTTTCTTCTTTTGGCATGCCAAAGAGTTTTAATATTTCCGTTTCGCACAATAGAGGCATTGGCGCCTTAATTGATGCGATATTGAGCGCACTGGATTTGAATCAAATCATAGAGCAGGATTTGGATGCGGATATTTTAGAAAGCCTAGAAAATAACGCACCCAAAGAAGAAACTAAAGAAGAAGAGATCATTCAAGTGGGCATCATTGGGAGGGTGAATGTGGGCAAAAGCTCGCTCTTAAACGCGCTCACGAAAAAAGAAAGGAGCCTTGTTTCTAGCGTGGCTGGCACTACCATTGACCCCATAGATGAAACCATTCTAATAGGCGATCAAAAAATTTGCTTTGTGGATACCGCTGGCATCAGGCATAGGGGTAAAATTTTAGGCATTGAAAAATACGCGCTAGAACGCACGCAAAAAGCCTTAGAAAAATCCCACATCACGCTTTTAGTTTTAGATGTGAGCGCTCCTTTTGTGGAATTAGACGAAAAGATCAGTTCCTTAGCAGATAAACACTCTTTAGGCATCATTCTTATTTTAAACAAATGGGACATCCGCTATGCCCCTTATGAAGAGATCATGGCAACTTTAAAAAGGAAATTCCGCTTTTTAGAATACGCCCCCGTTATCACAACCAGTTGCTTAAAAGCGCGCCATATAGATGAAATCAAGCATAAAATCATAGAAGTCTATGAGTGTTTTTCCAAACGCATTCCCACGAGCTTGCTCAATAGCGTGATCAATCAAGCCACCCAAAAACACCCCTTGCCAAGCGATGGAGGGAAATTAGTGAAAGTGTATTACGCCACGCAATTTGCCACCAAACCCCCTCAAATCTCTCTTATAATGAATCGCCCTAAAGCCTTGCATTTCAGTTACAAACGCTATTTGATCAACACCTTAAGGAAAGAATTTAATTTTTTAGGCACGCCTTTAATCCTTAACGCTAAAGATAAAAAAAGCGCCCAACAAAATTAA